GGGACTGGATCTGACTGTCAACCTCACAGACACTATCCAGGAACACACTGGGAACACACCTCCTGCTACTGGGCTGGACAGAGTCCAGAGAGACAGGTTGTACTGCTGggcagtacaggacactgacGCTACACTGGGAGAGTGACCAGACACTGTCTTTCTCCTgctgtctctctgcctctctcactctgtgcCTCTGTGAGTGTGATggtgtctctctgtccctctccttcTCAGTCTAGTGTGTCTGGAGATGTTCCTCTGTCTCAGAgggttagagagagagagaatgaggaagaaggagaggaggaggaggggtttCTGAGTTCCTGTTTGCTATCCAGTGCTTTAGTGTCACTCTGACCTGACAGAGACTAAGTGTGACTCAGTGCCCAGCTGTCTCACTGGACTCTGCTAATACAGTCAGATGGACACAGACAGCGTTTACACTGGGCTACAGAAACCAGCACAGGACGTGTACGAGACTGTGAccaggagagcagagagagagccagGAGGAGAGCAGACCAGTGAGTACACAGCTGATGCACTGAGAGACTGAGATGCTGAGACACTTAACACAAGCACAGTAGCACTCTGATACACTCACACAGTTATACTCTGATACACTGGTTCTGTAACACACTGATAAACTCTGACTTACTGTCGTCTGTCTGTGACTCTGACAGCGACTCGCTGATACACAACAAGACAGAATGAAAGACCTGATCAGCTAACTGACGCAGTGAAAGGTCAACACACCTGCatactgacagtgtgtgtctgctctgctgcaCTATTTCACCTTTATATCTGATCTGTTCATGCCTGACATTTTATTCTTTGTGTTTCCTGGTCTCCTTGGCTGTTTCTATCTGACTCTCTTTGTGATCTctctcagtcagtcagtctgcACCAGTGGGTCTTTGCTCTGACCACGGTGTATTTTCACTCCTCAGTGGTCAGTCACATGACCTCTTCACAGCTCTGGTGTGAGGAGACCCCTCTGTCAGCCCCCCTCCTGAAGTGTCTCACTCTGAGCCTTCAGCTGCTCACACCCCTCCTCCACAGTCAGTCCCAGTGACACCCTGCAgctccagtcagggtgtctgcttGAGCTCCTCTTCCCCGGCCACTCAGAGTCCTgctgtgtccagtctgtggggAGAATtcacctgtctccctctctccctggccAGGACAGTCCAGGAGTAGGAGCTGTGTGTCCATCAGCCTGGGAGTCACAGTGTGTGTCTTACTGGTCACAGTCATTGCCTTGGGGACAGTCTGTAAGTCTGATAGTCGCTCCTGTCATTTCATATGGacctgtgtgaatctgtgtctAATCTTACAGAGATCAAATGGCTTTGATGTCTGAATTACAGGCAGTCACCCTTATcttttatatgtgtgtgtgaagCAATACCAGATATTCTGGGCTCTGATCAGCCTCTGGATATCTGCTGTTCAGGACTGTGGCTCCAGGCTGTGAGCTGCTGGGCTCAAGCTGCTCTCTTACTGcctgagacagggagagactACAAGTCACATGACCTGAAAGTCCTAATTGCACAAAGCCAgtgaagtgttttattttttctcaaagTATTTTTAACACCACAGTTGTGTTTCCTGAAGGGCTGTAGCAGTGTGAAGTGTTGAGGTTTCTGTATTTGAGCTCTGTTGCCATGGTGACGTTCCTCTGGTCATTCAGAGCTTCTCTGCGGGGAAGGTTGTGGTTTTGTCTTCACAagctaaaacagaaaatagcaGTGAACAAGACTCATGATTACAGAGAATAGAGGTACAAACACACTATAAACACACAGAAACATATAGTATTATTAATGAGACTGAGAATATATGTACAAACAGGATTTTAACTgatctatctacagtatatatgtaattACAGAGCCTAGTGTGTTGGGAATATCCTCATTCAGAAATGATGTCatataattcaatataattaaaataatgtttacagaGAGTTACAATTCAATATTCAATATAATGAATGAACGATGAATCTTGTTGATTAAATGATGTTGTGTGTTCTGGGGCTGTGACCTGCAGTGTGGAAACAGAACAGCTCAGACTGGGAGAGAAAACTGgagaagaaggagaaggagctggaggagatgaaGTCAGAGCTGGAGAGAAACCAGAATAAATCTGAGACACACAGGAGTGAAGCTGAGAGatacaggaaacagctggagaaGTTTTGTGTGGAGCCCTCTACTGGGAAGAGAAGTaagtgtgtgtgggagtgagagttgagtgtgtgtgtgtgggagtgagagttgagtgtgtgtgggagtgagagTTGAGTGTGAATGTAGGAgtgagagttgagtgtgtgtgggagtgagagtgaagtgtgtgtgtaggagtgagagttgagtgtgtgtgtgtgtgggagtgagagttgagtgtgtgtgggagtgagagtgaagtgtgtgtgtaggagtgagagttgagtgtgtgtaggagtgagagttgagtgtgtgtagGAGTGACAGGTCTGCAGGGTGAAACAgcagcagagaggagagagaagaccTGTTTCTTGGACAGAGCTGGTCTTCAGGTTGGTCTGGAGCTGCACTGACAGAGCAGACGGGTCTTCAGTAGGACTGTACACATCTGTACACACCTGTAACATCTGTACACATCAGGGCACCTCTTCCACCAgcacacagggggcgctgtctcATACACTGGTAGTGATGGAGACAGAATTCTCACCTCATGTGTGTAACTGAGACACAGAACAGTCCTGTCATGTTGATGTTCTACACTGTGATTGTGAAAGTACAGGAAGTGACTCTGCTGCAGCATGTGGCGAGAGCTGTGACTCCTGGGAAAGTAAGATCACATGACGAGGGTGTAGAAACCCCAGTCTCCTCTGGTGCAGGACTCTCCTGAGACAGACTGCAGCCTGACTCCAGGTCTCAGCaggagctggagctgctgctgtTGGTAAGAGACATGTTTGAGAAGACAGACAGACTCTCAGACATGAGGATAAGAGCCTCAGGGCTGTTCTCTACACAGTCAGTGACAATCAGGTGGAGACTCACTACTGACCCGTCTGTCAGTGTGAGTCTCAGTGCTGCAGGACTCCAGGAGAAACAGTACAGGAGTTCAGTGGTTGAGTGTCACTGAACTGGACTGAGAGAGTCTGTACAGAGGAGAGTCCTGAGGAATCCCTGAGGCTCAGTCAGTATTAATCCAGGTgattcctgtgtgtctgtctgtacagaggagagtcctgaggaatccctgaggctcagtcagtattaatccaggtgattcctgtgtgtctgtctgtacagaggagagtcctgaggaatccctgaggctcagtcagtattaatccagctgattcctgtgtgtctgtctgtacagagGAACAGTGCTGTCCAGAGGGATGGAAGGAGGGAGACTGTGGAAGATGTTACTACGTCTCTACAGACCAGAGACCCTGGAAGTCTGCGAATCAGTCCTGCTCGTCAATGGGAGCTCAGCTGGTGGTGATTGATGACAAGAGTGAACTGGTGAGAACAAGAGATTCACTGCTGTCACTCTGAGGGagaaagactttttaaaacactCCACTGAAAAGCCATTCAAGAATACAAGGAGCGacttaatatttcaaataaaattataatctCTTCATTACTCCTCTCAAATAAATGTTCCTCATCAGTCCCCTGATGAGCCCTTCATCAGTGTCCTCACCTTCAGAGTTTGAAAAGCAGTGACTATTTCCCCTGTACAGCCTGTGTGTGAACAGAGCAGAGTGAGCAGCAGTGTGAGAGATGAGAGTGTGGGGATGGATCTCTGCTCTACAGCTCACAGGCAGTGCTGCCCAACACCAGGCACAGTGAGATCATGCCCACTGTGTGCTCAGATACAGTTTCTGATCTCAGACCAGCCCTGTCCCAGGAGACACACTGCCCAGCTGACACCAGACCCACAACCTCCTTTCCTGCTGCTCTCACTGGCATGAAGGGCTGTGACAGTGTGGAACCAGCTACCCAGACAAGCCCCATCAGCGGGACGTTTAACTCTGGAAAAGCAGCTGTTTCCTGCTCACAGCTGCACGTTTCCAAGGAAACTCGGACACAGAGATAGAAAATATCTGGTTAGAAGAGGAACTGATGGATTTGAATTATTAATCAAGAAATGGCTGAGGTACTGTAATGAAGAGATGTTTATACATCCAAAACTGCCCTTGATGGTTACTGTCTGGAACAGTAGAAATGAAAGGTCTCTAGTAAAGACCTCTAACCTGGTCTTGACTCTCACTGATGGTGGGAAACACACATTCTGATTGTCTCTGAATCCAGCTAATGAGGCTGGATATGTGAGCTGAGGTCACTCTGCATGTGTTCACTGTGAGTCTATCCTATTTTGTGAGGAGTAGGAAGATATGTTCAGGTGTTCAGACAGCTGGACTGAGTGCTGGTGTCCAGGGTGAGCTGACCCGGAGTCCAGCTGGACTGGTGCTGGTGTCCAGGGTGAGCTgacctgctctctgtgtctctgcaggAGCTCCTGGGACGTCTAGTAAAGGACAACAATTACTACTGGATTGGTCTGAGCAGGAAGGACTTGGGATCTGAGTGGAGATGGGTTGATGGAAGAGACCTGGACAAGgaagtgtaagtgtgtgtgttgtgttgtgtcttgtgttgtgtgtttgtcAAGCCCACTTGGAACTAGATGGTACATAAATAGTTTCCAGGGTGTCACTGGGTCACTATTACAGATGAAACAAAATAGAATGAGGATTCTTACAAACTCCACAGCACTGACTGGAGTCAGAATAAGCAGACAAAAATGATGAAGTTACAATTAATTCCTGTAAACACAGATTTTAGACCACAGTGCATTTTacaaatagatttaaaaaatgtgcagtTTTAGGAGGAACATGTCAGAAATTCTCTCAAAGAGTTGTCATGCAGGAGGACTGGACTTCAGCCACACGTTTCAGTCCAGGTCTCTGCAGACAAGAGTCTCCTGAACATCACAGCTGTAGCTCCTCCCAGCTGTGTCACTTCAACCCCATCGAGAGACTATCCAGCACTTTGTCTTCTGGAGATAATCTCTGAGACataacagcctggactcacCTGTGATTCACATACACTCAGTACACGAGAGAGAAATCTCGGGGTCACGTCTCACAACACCACAGGTTTTAGATATTGTCTCCACTGAAGTCGGTTCTGTCAGAGTCAACTGGACACTGGCCGTGTGTCTACAGCTCTGAGTCTCTTATCTCAGGAGTGAAACTGACAGAAAGACTCAGATTTAGATTTACGGACTGAAAGATACAAAGCAAAGACTTTTTACTCAGGTGCAGAATCACAATAATTCAGTTCAGAATTCCGTGAGGCTGAAGGGAGGAGCAGCTATAAAGTGATGAGAATCGGTAGAAACTGTCTAATAAAATGAGTGATCAGAGTCTCACTGACCTGGTCTGTACTGGTGGTGTTTAATTTGCAGTTTGGTGGAATCGCTGCACTGACTGTTTTCAGTGTCTTGAACTCTCTGCTGCTTGTTTTCTACAGATGTGTCTCCCTGGACAGGGGACTCTGCTGAGTTAATCTTATTGAGCTCCTATGTCAACAGCAATGTGAGGAATAACAGGACAGTTTTCACAGGAGGTCTTCTCTGAGACAGCAGagggagctggagagagaggtGCTGGTGTGTTGAGGTGAGCAGACTGGCTCAGTGACTCTGATCTCCTTCTGTCTCACAGGGTCACAGTTGATACGAGTTACTATCGGTACTGTGGATATTGGAATCCGGGTCAGAAAACTGTATATCCACGAAAATGTGAAGAGACTCACCCCTGGATCTGTGAGGGGGATGCTGTGAGAGTCTAGCAGCCCCCCTCTCTGtcctgaggaggaggagagacctgagagacagagacaatGCGTCTGCTGGGACTCCTCTGCTGATTCCTGGAGACGACCCTGGTCTCTTGTCTCTCCAGGCtagaacacagacagacagcaacATGGATTTTACTCTAACTTTCTGAAATtgcaattttgtattttgaaatttttctcaATGCTTATTTTCAAaggtaaaataatttgtttgtatattaaagattatattgttaatattttgtatttgagaCAATCCAGCCTGTGTGAAGATGTCTGggctgtgtcttgctgtctcCTCTGGACTGTCAGTACTAATGGAGCGAGGATCAGTTCAGTCAGTATTAATGGAGTGAGGATCAGTTCAGTCAGTATTAATGGAGTGAGGATCAGTTCAGTCAGTATTAATGGAGAAAGGGAGTTTGGTCGTCTTCAGCCAGGGAGTTTCACAGAGCTGTGTCCAGCACCAGTGTGGGACACGTCTGTCCAGCCAGGTTCAGATGAAAGACAGGGCTCAGCCCCTTGCACAGAGCCGGAGTGGAGCTCTACAGCCTGGGCAGTGTTTCAGGTCACAGGGGGACATGGAcactctcctcacacacagggGACCAGCAGGGTCCAGCCTCCTCACACACAGGATTCAGGTTACCAGACTGAAAGGAGAGTTGAGATATTACTAATGTTCATAACCAGCCTTGTGTAACACAGAACCTAAACTGCATCTTTCAGTTGAATTGTTGCCTTTTCTTCTGTGCTGAATAGTGATCTGTAGTCCCAGCGTGCACTGAGGCTCCAGCTGACATACTGACTGACCTGCTGTCTGGTCAGTGCAGGACCTCTGGACAGCTGGTCAGAGAAAAACTATAGAAACAAATGAGAAGTGAATAATGACACACCAGTCTGGATAGTGGCACTGATCATTCTGGAGTTTATTTTCATCACTCAGTTCACACAGCAGTAGAGGTTGTTGCTCTCAGACTCTGTTCTGTCTCAGGGGCTCTTGTGTCTCTGGGTCTGATGGGCTCtttccctgctgatgagaatcGGCCCCCCAGCCCCCAGGCCTGACGGTCTTGAGCCTGAGATCACATGGTATAAAGGGATAGAAGACACAGGTCCAGCTCAGACTGGCCCAGGAGAAACCCAGTCAGTGAAGCAGTGGGAAGTCAGAATGAACACAGTGACACTGAGAGGCAGCCCTGCTGATGGGAATGGGGAGTATGAGCTGAAGCAGGCAGGGACACAGGGCAGTTTAGTTTAAAGCTCCACAGGTATCATTGTCAGCAAACAGCCACACAGGGAGTGTTCAGGAACAGCCAGAGAGGCAGAATGAGGGGCTCAGGAGCAGCACTGGTGCTGCTGGATACTAACAGGACAGCTGCCCTGGGGACGAGTGGAGAAGCAGCAGGAAGGTCAacagctcctcctccctctAGAGACCCAGCCAGCGGCTCTTCCCTGAGGAGGCTGAGCCCCCTCTGCTTGGGCAGGAGAAGGCTCTGGGATGCCCTCTGCTGGGCTGACAGCTCTGGCCTCTGCAGACAGTCCTTCCTCTCCTTCTCCAGGGGCGCTGGGCAGGACCCCACTGGGCCTCTGGGGCACCACTGTCCACCCTCCTCTCTGGGACACAGAGATACTCCCACACCACTTCTAGACACTGGGCTCTGAGCTCCCCACTGCTCTGGAGACCCTGGGCTCCCAGCAGACTCCTTCCTCTCCCCCTGCTGACCCTGACCTGGGACAGGCCAGCCCctccacagccctgagctcAGGTCCTGCACTGGAGAGTCAGAGTCCTGTTCTGCAAGCCACACTGTGGCCAGTCCTGTCTCAGGGCAGCCTGACAGAGAGGGACTGCGGGAGGA
This DNA window, taken from Lepisosteus oculatus isolate fLepOcu1 chromosome 23, fLepOcu1.hap2, whole genome shotgun sequence, encodes the following:
- the LOC138224583 gene encoding C-type lectin domain family 7 member A-like isoform X3 codes for the protein MDTDSVYTGLQKPAQDVYETVTRRAEREPGGEQTRQSRSRSCVSISLGVTVCVLLVTVIALGTVLWKQNSSDWERKLEKKEKELEEMKSELERNQNKSETHRSEAERYRKQLEKFCVEPSTGKRKEQCCPEGWKEGDCGRCYYVSTDQRPWKSANQSCSSMGAQLVVIDDKSELPVCEQSRVSSSVRDESVGMDLCSTAHRQCCPTPGTVRSCPLCAQIQFLISDQPCPRRHTAQLTPDPQPPFLLLSLA
- the LOC138224583 gene encoding CD209 antigen-like protein E isoform X1, with the translated sequence MDTDSVYTGLQKPAQDVYETVTRRAEREPGGEQTRQSRSRSCVSISLGVTVCVLLVTVIALGTVLWKQNSSDWERKLEKKEKELEEMKSELERNQNKSETHRSEAERYRKQLEKFCVEPSTGKRKEQCCPEGWKEGDCGRCYYVSTDQRPWKSANQSCSSMGAQLVVIDDKSELELLGRLVKDNNYYWIGLSRKDLGSEWRWVDGRDLDKEVVTVDTSYYRYCGYWNPGQKTVYPRKCEETHPWICEGDAVRV
- the LOC138224583 gene encoding CD209 antigen-like protein E isoform X4; its protein translation is MDTDSVYTGLQKPAQDVYETVTRRAEREPGGEQTMWKQNSSDWERKLEKKEKELEEMKSELERNQNKSETHRSEAERYRKQLEKFCVEPSTGKRKEQCCPEGWKEGDCGRCYYVSTDQRPWKSANQSCSSMGAQLVVIDDKSELELLGRLVKDNNYYWIGLSRKDLGSEWRWVDGRDLDKEVVTVDTSYYRYCGYWNPGQKTVYPRKCEETHPWICEGDAVRV
- the LOC138224583 gene encoding CD209 antigen-like protein E isoform X2 gives rise to the protein MAEDVTYADIKFTNIQGQESPTITTIPAQPGSPHTQPRCRRGLLIALGVTVCVLLAAVAVVGILWKQNSSDWERKLEKKEKELEEMKSELERNQNKSETHRSEAERYRKQLEKFCVEPSTGKRKEQCCPEGWKEGDCGRCYYVSTDQRPWKSANQSCSSMGAQLVVIDDKSELELLGRLVKDNNYYWIGLSRKDLGSEWRWVDGRDLDKEVVTVDTSYYRYCGYWNPGQKTVYPRKCEETHPWICEGDAVRV